From a region of the Paracoccus sp. TOH genome:
- a CDS encoding metalloregulator ArsR/SmtB family transcription factor: protein MVNETLPEPGRIDPEAMRSAAGEASEFLKSLGNQHRLMILCALSSGEKSVGQLAGFLGIRDSTVSQHLALLRRDRIISGRREGQVIWYRIDSQPARRVMAVLYESFCAA, encoded by the coding sequence ATGGTAAACGAAACTCTTCCCGAGCCCGGCCGGATCGACCCAGAAGCCATGCGGAGCGCCGCAGGCGAGGCCAGCGAGTTCTTGAAATCTTTGGGCAATCAGCACCGGCTGATGATCCTTTGCGCGCTGAGCTCGGGCGAGAAATCGGTGGGCCAGCTGGCCGGATTCCTTGGCATCCGCGACTCCACGGTGTCGCAACACCTGGCGCTGCTTCGGCGCGACCGGATCATCTCGGGCCGGCGCGAGGGGCAGGTGATCTGGTATCGCATCGACAGCCAACCCGCCCGCCGCGTCATGGCGGTGCTTTACGAAAGTTTCTGCGCCGCCTGA
- a CDS encoding thioredoxin domain-containing protein has protein sequence MPGTDSLIVCPACGALNRLPSGHDPRAGRCGKCRLPLFSGQPADVGGQMFARQIGRNSIPVLVDVWAPWCGPCRMMAPQFARAAGMLEPEVRLIKLNSEAEPQTAAGLGIRGIPTLLLYRGGQEIGRQSGAMDAAAIVGWTRGQLGR, from the coding sequence ATGCCCGGTACCGACAGCCTGATCGTCTGCCCCGCCTGCGGGGCGCTGAACCGCCTGCCGTCGGGACACGACCCGCGCGCCGGCCGTTGCGGCAAATGCCGGCTGCCGCTGTTCTCCGGCCAGCCCGCCGATGTGGGCGGGCAGATGTTCGCACGCCAGATCGGCCGCAACTCGATTCCGGTGCTCGTCGATGTCTGGGCGCCCTGGTGCGGCCCCTGCCGGATGATGGCGCCGCAATTCGCCCGCGCGGCCGGGATGCTGGAGCCGGAGGTCCGGCTGATCAAGCTGAATTCCGAGGCCGAACCGCAGACCGCCGCCGGTTTGGGCATCCGCGGCATCCCGACGCTGCTGCTCTATCGCGGCGGGCAGGAGATCGGCCGGCAATCGGGCGCCATGGATGCGGCGGCCATCGTCGGCTGGACGCGCGGGCAGCTTGGCCGCTAG
- a CDS encoding DUF2892 domain-containing protein: MKANVGSIDRSLRLVLGILLILLPFLAGLAGFGKWLSLAVGAALVVTALARTCPAYALFGLSTCGRK; encoded by the coding sequence ATGAAAGCCAATGTCGGAAGCATCGACCGTTCGCTGCGGCTGGTTTTGGGTATACTGCTGATCCTGCTGCCTTTCCTGGCCGGGCTGGCTGGCTTCGGGAAATGGCTCAGCCTGGCGGTCGGCGCGGCGCTGGTCGTCACCGCGCTGGCCCGCACCTGCCCGGCCTATGCGCTGTTCGGCCTCAGCACCTGCGGCCGCAAATGA
- a CDS encoding aminopeptidase P family protein has translation MTERERLQNYVGNGRKAQPTFSAAEMQRRLDAIRAHMAQAGIDAALFTSYHNINYYADFLYCQFGRRYGFLVDHDKATSISAGIDGGQPWRRTFGGNLTYTDWQKDNYFHAIRQLVGAAKRIGIEFDHVNIDLLKLLKAEFPGVEFVDIAAPAMRLRMVKSAEEIAHITEMARIADVGGAACVEATAVGVPEHEVALHSTAAMVREIARTWPHAELLDTWTWFQSGINTDGAHNPVTSRRIEAGDILSLNCFPMVAGYYVALERTLFAEHASDEHIRLWEFNCKVHDRGKELLVPGKKCSEIAAELNEMYAAENLLQYRSFGYGHSFGVLCHYYGREAGLELREDCDTVLEPGMVVSMEPMITIPEDMPGAGGYREHDILVIEEAGNRNITGFPYGPEHLIVTGKAKAA, from the coding sequence ATGACCGAACGCGAAAGACTGCAGAACTATGTCGGCAACGGGCGGAAGGCGCAGCCGACCTTCTCGGCAGCCGAGATGCAGCGCCGCCTGGACGCAATCCGGGCGCATATGGCACAGGCCGGCATCGACGCGGCGCTGTTCACCTCGTATCACAACATCAACTATTACGCGGACTTCCTGTATTGCCAGTTCGGCCGCCGCTACGGCTTCCTGGTCGACCATGACAAGGCGACCTCGATCAGCGCCGGCATCGACGGCGGCCAGCCCTGGCGGCGCACCTTCGGCGGCAACCTTACCTATACCGACTGGCAGAAGGACAATTACTTCCACGCCATCCGCCAGCTGGTCGGCGCCGCCAAGCGCATCGGCATCGAGTTCGACCATGTGAACATCGACCTGCTGAAGCTGCTGAAGGCGGAGTTTCCCGGCGTCGAGTTCGTCGACATCGCCGCCCCCGCCATGCGGCTGCGCATGGTCAAGTCGGCCGAAGAGATCGCCCATATCACCGAGATGGCCCGCATCGCCGATGTCGGCGGCGCCGCCTGCGTCGAGGCGACGGCGGTGGGGGTGCCCGAGCACGAGGTGGCGCTGCATTCCACCGCCGCCATGGTGCGCGAGATCGCCAGAACCTGGCCGCATGCCGAACTGCTGGACACCTGGACCTGGTTCCAGTCGGGCATCAACACCGACGGCGCCCACAACCCCGTCACCTCGCGCCGGATCGAGGCCGGCGACATCCTGTCGCTGAACTGCTTCCCGATGGTTGCCGGCTATTATGTCGCGCTGGAGCGCACGCTGTTCGCCGAACATGCCAGCGACGAGCATATCCGGCTGTGGGAGTTCAACTGCAAGGTCCATGACCGCGGCAAGGAACTGCTTGTGCCGGGCAAGAAATGCTCGGAGATCGCCGCAGAACTGAACGAGATGTATGCGGCCGAGAACCTGCTGCAATACCGCAGCTTCGGCTATGGCCACAGCTTCGGCGTGCTCTGCCACTATTACGGCCGCGAGGCCGGGCTGGAACTGCGCGAGGATTGCGACACCGTTCTGGAGCCCGGCATGGTGGTCTCGATGGAGCCGATGATCACCATCCCCGAGGACATGCCCGGGGCCGGCGGCTACCGCGAACACGACATCCTGGTGATCGAGGAGGCCGGCAACCGCAACATCACCGGCTTCCCCTACGGCCCCGAGCATCTGATCGTGACGGGCAAGGCCAAGGCAGCCTGA
- a CDS encoding MFS transporter — protein MSHSVAAPAAARTDDADGSQTVLKKVLGASFIGNFVEWFDYASYGYFATVIAAAFFPDIAPGSALLATYAVFAISFVIRPLGGIIWGAIGDRVGRRTALSWSILIMSGATTVIALLPDYHQIGIAAPILLLLVRMVQGFSASGEYAGATSFIAEYAPTHRRGLYTSIVPASTAAGLLAGSLMSAALFWLLNEAQMQAYGWRLPFLLALPLGLVGLYIRLRLEDTPRFRELEQAHHLERTPIRELFGNHGRQIAIAFGATCLNAVGFYLILSYMPTYLSTEMGMGHTESFIAASLSLAVYIFLIFLMGQLSDRFGRKTALITASVLFILLTVPLFRMLDGAGFVTIVLIQIAFGALLTINDGTLPCFLSEIFPTRVRYSGFAFSFNAANALFGGTAPFVATWLIGATGSKLAPAWYLVGAAGLALIAMLLARETAGKPLED, from the coding sequence ATGTCACATTCCGTGGCCGCGCCAGCGGCCGCCCGGACCGATGATGCCGACGGCTCGCAGACCGTGCTGAAAAAGGTCTTGGGCGCCAGCTTCATCGGCAATTTCGTCGAATGGTTCGACTATGCGTCCTATGGCTATTTCGCGACGGTGATCGCCGCCGCCTTCTTTCCCGACATCGCGCCGGGCAGCGCCCTGCTGGCCACCTATGCGGTTTTCGCCATTTCCTTCGTGATCCGGCCGCTGGGCGGCATCATCTGGGGCGCGATCGGCGACCGGGTCGGCCGGCGCACGGCGCTGTCCTGGTCGATCCTGATCATGTCGGGGGCCACCACGGTCATCGCGCTGCTGCCCGATTACCACCAGATCGGCATCGCCGCGCCGATCCTGCTGCTGCTGGTGCGCATGGTCCAGGGCTTCTCGGCCTCGGGCGAATATGCCGGGGCGACCTCGTTCATTGCCGAATATGCGCCGACGCATCGCCGCGGGCTGTATACCAGCATCGTGCCCGCCTCGACCGCGGCGGGGCTTCTGGCCGGGTCGCTGATGTCGGCGGCGCTGTTCTGGCTGCTGAACGAGGCGCAGATGCAGGCCTATGGCTGGCGCCTGCCCTTCCTGCTGGCGCTGCCGCTGGGGCTGGTCGGGCTCTATATCCGGCTGCGGCTCGAGGATACGCCCAGGTTCCGCGAACTGGAACAGGCGCATCACCTCGAGCGCACGCCGATCCGCGAGCTGTTCGGCAACCACGGCCGACAGATCGCCATCGCCTTCGGCGCCACCTGCCTGAACGCCGTGGGCTTCTATCTGATCCTCAGCTATATGCCGACCTATCTTTCGACCGAGATGGGCATGGGGCATACGGAATCCTTCATCGCCGCCAGCCTGTCGCTTGCCGTCTACATCTTCCTGATCTTCCTGATGGGCCAGCTTTCCGACCGCTTCGGCCGCAAGACGGCGCTGATCACCGCCTCGGTGCTGTTCATCCTGCTGACGGTGCCGCTGTTCCGGATGCTCGACGGCGCGGGCTTCGTCACCATCGTGCTGATCCAGATCGCCTTCGGCGCGCTGCTGACCATCAACGACGGCACGCTGCCCTGCTTCCTGTCCGAGATCTTCCCGACCCGCGTGCGCTATTCCGGCTTCGCCTTCAGCTTCAACGCCGCCAATGCGCTGTTCGGCGGCACGGCGCCCTTCGTGGCGACCTGGCTGATCGGCGCCACCGGCAGCAAGCTGGCCCCGGCATGGTACCTGGTCGGCGCCGCCGGGCTGGCGCTGATCGCCATGCTGCTGGCCCGCGAAACCGCCGGCAAGCCGCTGGAAGACTGA
- the efeO gene encoding iron uptake system protein EfeO — protein MTSPSNGLYLAIAGAAVLVAAGGVAFWYATQQTAGSQTAADQLVTVNATTCEPNAITVPGGRRSFEIVNASDRPIEWEILDGVMVVAERENIAPGFRATLEVQLRPGDYAITCGLLSNPRGTLSVTPSDEAAVAASEVTLRKFLGPLSEYRVYLVMQGNAAVKAAETLREAIASGDLEAARTAWRDARLPYRRIEPLAYRFSDLEERIDPRAAYLEKREQDPGFTGYHRLEYGLFARNSTEGLQPFADALVADLKELAGRLKQAPLDPGLLIEMPAESALQLAQAQVPKGENLYAGNDLQDLSAGLEGIAKLSDLLRQVVAGVDPALDTVIGQDLEAAQAQMQATVAQGHATYGDVPRAEREKLSATLTQLSESLRKLQPAIGKN, from the coding sequence ATGACTTCACCATCGAATGGCCTCTACCTGGCGATCGCGGGGGCGGCGGTGCTGGTCGCGGCGGGCGGCGTCGCCTTCTGGTATGCGACGCAGCAGACCGCCGGCAGCCAGACGGCTGCCGACCAGCTGGTGACCGTCAATGCCACCACCTGTGAGCCGAACGCCATCACCGTCCCCGGCGGCCGGCGCAGCTTCGAGATCGTGAACGCCAGCGACCGCCCCATCGAATGGGAGATCCTGGACGGCGTCATGGTGGTGGCCGAGCGCGAGAACATCGCCCCGGGCTTTCGCGCCACGCTGGAGGTGCAGCTGCGGCCCGGCGACTATGCGATCACCTGCGGGCTTCTGTCGAACCCGCGCGGCACGCTCAGCGTAACTCCATCGGACGAGGCCGCCGTCGCCGCCTCGGAGGTCACGCTGCGCAAGTTCCTGGGCCCGCTGTCGGAATATCGCGTCTACCTGGTTATGCAGGGCAATGCCGCGGTCAAGGCGGCCGAGACCCTGCGCGAGGCCATCGCCTCGGGCGATCTCGAGGCCGCCCGGACGGCCTGGCGCGACGCCCGCCTGCCCTATCGCCGCATCGAGCCGCTGGCCTATCGCTTCTCGGACCTCGAGGAGCGTATCGACCCGCGCGCCGCCTATCTGGAAAAGCGCGAGCAGGATCCGGGCTTCACCGGCTATCACCGCCTCGAATACGGGCTTTTCGCCCGGAACAGCACCGAGGGCTTGCAGCCCTTTGCCGATGCGCTGGTCGCGGATCTGAAGGAACTCGCCGGGCGGCTGAAGCAGGCGCCGCTGGACCCCGGCCTGCTGATCGAGATGCCGGCCGAAAGCGCCCTGCAGCTTGCCCAGGCACAGGTGCCCAAGGGCGAGAACCTTTATGCCGGCAACGACCTGCAGGATCTTTCCGCCGGGCTGGAGGGCATCGCCAAGCTTTCCGACCTGCTGCGCCAGGTCGTGGCAGGCGTCGATCCGGCGCTGGACACGGTGATCGGCCAGGATCTGGAAGCGGCGCAGGCGCAGATGCAAGCCACCGTCGCCCAGGGCCATGCGACCTATGGCGATGTGCCCAGGGCCGAGCGCGAAAAGCTGTCGGCCACCCTGACGCAGCTGTCGGAATCGCTGCGCAAGCTGCAACCGGCCATCGGGAAGAACTGA
- the efeU gene encoding iron uptake transporter permease EfeU, with protein sequence MLAPFLIMLREGLEAALIVGIIASYLSQTGRRAWLPAIWVGVLLAVALSLFAGAAIQILANGFPQRMQELFEAVIGLVAVAVLTGMVFWMRRAARSIKAALHADIDEALSHKGSAGTWALIGMVFLAVAREGLESVFFLLAIFQQSQDGAAPIGAALGVIAAIVAGWGFYAGALRLDLRRFFRWTGIFILLVAAGLLAGSVKALHEAGLWNGLQERIYDLSRILPETGPLGTVLSGLLGYREAPTLGEALVWGIFLAVTLTLFLRPHSGALPVRPQTAGRK encoded by the coding sequence ATGCTCGCTCCGTTTCTTATCATGCTGCGCGAAGGGCTGGAAGCCGCACTGATCGTCGGCATCATCGCAAGCTACCTGAGCCAGACCGGCCGCCGCGCCTGGCTGCCGGCGATCTGGGTCGGCGTCCTGCTGGCGGTGGCGTTGTCGCTTTTCGCCGGGGCGGCGATCCAGATCCTGGCCAACGGCTTCCCGCAGAGGATGCAGGAGTTGTTCGAGGCGGTGATCGGCCTGGTCGCCGTCGCGGTGCTGACCGGCATGGTGTTCTGGATGCGCCGCGCCGCACGCTCGATCAAGGCCGCGCTGCATGCCGACATCGACGAGGCGCTGTCGCACAAGGGCAGCGCAGGCACCTGGGCGCTGATCGGGATGGTCTTCCTGGCGGTGGCGCGCGAAGGGCTGGAATCGGTGTTTTTCCTGCTGGCGATCTTCCAGCAAAGCCAGGACGGCGCGGCCCCCATCGGCGCGGCCCTGGGCGTGATCGCGGCCATCGTCGCGGGCTGGGGCTTTTACGCCGGGGCGCTGCGGCTGGACCTGCGCCGGTTCTTCCGCTGGACCGGCATCTTCATCCTGCTGGTCGCGGCCGGCCTGCTGGCAGGCTCGGTCAAGGCGCTGCACGAGGCGGGGCTGTGGAACGGGCTGCAGGAGCGGATCTATGACCTGAGCCGGATCCTGCCCGAAACCGGCCCGCTCGGAACCGTCCTTTCGGGCCTGCTGGGCTATCGCGAGGCGCCGACCTTGGGCGAAGCGCTGGTCTGGGGCATTTTCCTGGCCGTGACGCTGACGCTTTTTCTCAGGCCGCATTCCGGTGCCCTGCCGGTGCGGCCGCAAACCGCGGGACGCAAATGA
- a CDS encoding MBL fold metallo-hydrolase: MTTAPEVTGFYEARTGSVQYVVADPQTKQCAIIDPVLDYDEKSGATATIQADRILRFVAERGYEVQWILDTHPHADHFSAADYLKRRTGAPTAIGEKVTEVQKLWKGYYHWPDFPADGSQWDRLFAEGERFSVGKIPAHVMFSPGHTLASITYVIGDAAFVHDTLFMPDSGTARADFPGGDAHVLWRSVQAILALPDETRIFTGHDYCQGGREPRWESTVAEQKRKNPHVAGMDEARFVALREARDKTLPMPKLILHALQVNANAGRLPEPEANGRRYLKIPLDLLQAAWD; this comes from the coding sequence ATGACCACGGCCCCGGAAGTGACAGGGTTCTACGAGGCGCGCACCGGATCGGTGCAATATGTCGTGGCCGATCCCCAGACGAAGCAATGCGCGATCATCGATCCGGTGCTGGATTACGACGAGAAATCCGGCGCCACGGCGACGATCCAGGCCGACCGGATCCTGCGGTTCGTCGCCGAAAGGGGCTACGAGGTGCAGTGGATTCTGGACACCCATCCCCATGCCGACCATTTCTCGGCCGCCGATTACCTCAAGCGCCGGACCGGCGCCCCGACCGCCATCGGCGAGAAGGTGACCGAGGTGCAGAAGCTGTGGAAAGGCTATTACCACTGGCCGGACTTTCCCGCCGACGGCTCGCAATGGGACAGGCTCTTCGCCGAGGGCGAGCGGTTCAGCGTCGGCAAGATCCCCGCGCATGTGATGTTCTCGCCCGGCCATACGCTGGCCTCGATCACCTATGTCATCGGCGACGCGGCCTTCGTGCATGACACGCTGTTCATGCCCGACAGCGGCACCGCGCGGGCCGATTTTCCCGGCGGCGATGCGCATGTGCTGTGGCGCTCGGTCCAGGCCATCCTGGCCCTGCCGGACGAGACCCGGATCTTCACCGGCCACGACTATTGCCAGGGCGGACGCGAGCCGCGCTGGGAATCCACCGTGGCCGAGCAGAAGCGCAAGAACCCGCATGTCGCCGGCATGGACGAGGCCCGCTTCGTCGCCCTGCGCGAGGCGCGGGACAAGACCCTACCCATGCCCAAGCTGATCCTGCACGCGCTGCAGGTCAATGCCAATGCCGGCCGCCTTCCCGAGCCCGAGGCGAACGGCCGCCGCTATCTCAAGATTCCGCTGGACCTGCTGCAGGCGGCCTGGGATTGA
- a CDS encoding glutathione S-transferase family protein, with translation MGQLVDGVWHDAWYDTASAGGRFQSSVTAYRNWITPDGSPGPSGEGGFAAESGRYHLYVSYACPWAHRTLIYRALKGLVPHVDISVVHPDMLSDGWTFAADFPGTTGDRLFGLRFLRELYLKVDPSASGRVTVPVLWDTARDTIVSNESAEIIRMFNTAFDGITGNRDDYCPPDLLEQIDAMNERIYDRVNNGVYKAGFATSQAAYDEAVHPLFETLDWLEAHLAQNRYLCGDRVTEADWRLFTTMARFDPVYHTHFKCNRAWLREYPNLWGWTRALYQWPGVAATVHFDHIVRHYHYSHATINPSRIIPINPLIDWTEPHGRG, from the coding sequence ATGGGTCAACTGGTCGATGGCGTCTGGCACGACGCATGGTATGACACCGCCAGCGCGGGCGGGCGCTTCCAGAGCAGCGTCACCGCCTATCGCAACTGGATCACACCCGACGGCAGCCCCGGCCCCAGCGGCGAAGGCGGCTTCGCGGCCGAGAGCGGGCGCTATCATCTCTATGTCTCCTATGCCTGCCCATGGGCGCATCGCACGCTGATCTATCGGGCGCTGAAGGGGCTGGTTCCGCATGTCGACATCTCGGTCGTGCATCCCGACATGCTGTCGGACGGCTGGACTTTCGCCGCCGATTTCCCCGGCACCACCGGCGATCGGCTGTTCGGCCTGCGCTTCCTGCGCGAGCTTTATCTGAAGGTGGATCCCAGCGCCTCGGGCCGGGTGACGGTGCCGGTGCTTTGGGACACGGCCCGCGATACCATCGTCAGCAACGAAAGCGCCGAAATCATCCGCATGTTCAACACGGCCTTCGACGGGATCACCGGCAACCGCGACGATTATTGCCCGCCCGACCTGCTGGAGCAAATCGACGCCATGAACGAACGGATCTACGACCGCGTGAACAACGGCGTCTACAAGGCGGGCTTCGCCACCTCGCAAGCGGCCTATGACGAGGCGGTCCACCCCCTGTTCGAGACGCTGGACTGGCTCGAGGCGCATCTGGCGCAGAACCGCTATCTTTGCGGCGACCGGGTGACCGAGGCGGACTGGCGGCTGTTCACCACCATGGCGCGCTTCGATCCGGTCTATCACACGCATTTCAAGTGCAACCGCGCCTGGCTGCGCGAATACCCGAATCTCTGGGGCTGGACGCGCGCGCTTTACCAATGGCCAGGGGTGGCCGCGACGGTGCATTTCGACCATATCGTGCGGCATTACCATTACAGCCACGCCACGATAAACCCCAGCCGGATCATCCCGATCAATCCGCTGATCGACTGGACCGAGCCGCACGGCCGCGGCTGA
- a CDS encoding DUF6691 family protein, with protein sequence MPVLAALLAGLIFGAGIALSGMINPAKVLNFFDLAGAWDPSLGLVMAGALAVTFVGYRLVLNRRQPLLAPRFHLPTRRDLDPALIGGSALFGIGWGIAGFCPGGAVPALGLGQPDAAIFVIAMGAGIAVTRWLRS encoded by the coding sequence ATGCCGGTTCTCGCCGCCCTGCTGGCCGGGCTGATCTTTGGTGCCGGCATCGCGCTGTCCGGCATGATCAACCCGGCCAAGGTGCTGAATTTCTTCGACCTCGCGGGGGCCTGGGATCCGTCGCTGGGCTTGGTCATGGCCGGGGCGCTGGCTGTGACCTTCGTCGGCTACCGCCTGGTGCTGAACCGCCGGCAGCCGCTGCTTGCGCCGCGGTTCCACCTGCCGACGCGGCGGGATCTCGATCCGGCGCTGATTGGCGGCTCGGCGCTGTTCGGCATCGGCTGGGGCATCGCCGGCTTCTGCCCCGGAGGCGCGGTTCCCGCGCTTGGTCTCGGCCAGCCCGACGCGGCGATCTTCGTCATCGCGATGGGGGCCGGCATCGCCGTGACGCGCTGGCTGCGCTCATGA
- a CDS encoding YeeE/YedE thiosulfate transporter family protein, which produces MTVFTPLQSALGGALIGLAAVLLMALIGRVAGMTGIIAGLLPGGGDQGRQGRGWRAAFLLGAVAAPALMLALGAPVPFDSPVPRPLLVLGGLMVGIGVTYGGGCTSGHGVCGNARLSPRSLVATLTFMLTAFATVYVIRHVIGGF; this is translated from the coding sequence ATGACCGTGTTCACCCCTCTGCAATCCGCCCTTGGCGGGGCACTGATCGGGCTGGCAGCCGTGCTGCTGATGGCGCTGATCGGCCGGGTCGCGGGCATGACCGGCATCATCGCCGGTCTGCTGCCCGGCGGCGGGGATCAAGGCCGGCAGGGCCGCGGCTGGCGCGCCGCCTTCCTGCTGGGCGCGGTCGCCGCACCGGCGCTGATGCTGGCGCTTGGCGCGCCGGTGCCCTTCGACAGCCCGGTGCCGCGGCCGCTGCTGGTGCTGGGCGGCCTGATGGTCGGGATCGGCGTGACCTATGGCGGCGGCTGCACCTCGGGGCACGGGGTCTGCGGCAATGCGCGGTTGTCGCCCCGTTCGCTGGTGGCGACGCTGACCTTCATGCTGACCGCCTTCGCCACGGTCTACGTCATCCGCCATGTGATCGGAGGATTCTGA
- the sulP gene encoding sulfate permease — protein MPSHRLLPLHWTRGYDGATLRADLLAAAIVTIMLIPQSLAYAMLANLPPEVGLYASILPLVAYAVFGTSRVLAVGPVAVVSLMTASAIGPVVAQGLANPLVAAAGLALLSGAMLVVAGILRLGFLANFLSHPVISGFITASGILIAAGQVRHILGIEAAGATLVEIVPALAAQIGRTNPWTLAIGLGALAFLWAARLWARSGLTGAGLPGWLADMLARAAPILAIAVSILLVRALDLDERGVALVGAIPQGLPRPGLPVLPPELLPALAPAALLISVVGFVESVSVGQTLAARRRERIAPDQELIGLGAANIAAGLSGGYPVTGGFARSVVNHDAGAQTPAAGAFTAIGIALAALFLTPQLADLPQAVLAATIILAVLSLVDLRALARVLAYSPRDFLAMAATILVTLLVGVEQGISAGVILSLVMQLYRSARPHSAVVGQVPGTEHFRNVDRHEVITWPEILSLRVDESLYFANSRFLEDRIAALVAEHPQVRHVVLMCPAVNDIDASALESLAEINRRLAEGGIKLHLSEVKGPVMDRLQRCDFLRHLSGRVFLSQHEAIRTLRGTGDQAAQKLS, from the coding sequence ATGCCCAGCCATCGCCTGTTGCCGCTGCACTGGACGCGCGGCTATGACGGCGCGACGCTGCGCGCCGACCTGCTGGCCGCGGCGATCGTGACGATCATGCTGATCCCGCAAAGCCTCGCCTATGCGATGCTTGCCAACCTGCCGCCCGAGGTCGGGCTCTACGCCTCGATCCTGCCGCTGGTGGCCTATGCCGTCTTCGGCACCTCGCGGGTGCTGGCTGTGGGACCGGTGGCGGTGGTGTCGCTGATGACCGCTTCGGCCATCGGGCCGGTGGTTGCCCAGGGGCTGGCAAATCCGCTGGTCGCCGCCGCCGGGCTGGCGCTGCTTTCGGGCGCCATGCTGGTCGTCGCAGGCATCCTCCGGCTGGGCTTCCTGGCGAATTTCCTGAGCCATCCGGTGATTTCCGGCTTCATCACCGCCTCGGGCATCCTGATCGCCGCCGGGCAGGTCAGGCATATTCTCGGCATCGAAGCCGCAGGCGCCACGCTGGTCGAGATCGTCCCGGCGCTTGCCGCGCAGATCGGCCGCACCAATCCTTGGACGCTGGCCATCGGGCTTGGCGCGCTGGCCTTTCTCTGGGCCGCGCGACTTTGGGCGCGGTCCGGCCTGACAGGCGCCGGCCTGCCCGGCTGGCTGGCCGACATGCTGGCCCGCGCGGCACCCATCCTTGCCATCGCCGTCTCGATCCTGCTGGTCCGGGCGCTGGACCTGGATGAACGGGGCGTCGCGCTGGTCGGCGCGATCCCGCAGGGACTGCCCCGGCCCGGCCTGCCCGTACTGCCCCCCGAGCTGCTGCCGGCACTGGCCCCGGCGGCGCTGCTGATCTCGGTGGTGGGCTTCGTCGAGTCGGTCTCGGTCGGGCAGACCCTGGCGGCGCGGCGGCGCGAGCGCATCGCCCCGGACCAGGAGCTGATCGGCCTTGGCGCCGCCAATATCGCCGCCGGGCTGTCCGGCGGCTATCCGGTCACCGGCGGCTTCGCCCGCTCGGTGGTGAACCATGACGCGGGGGCGCAGACCCCGGCGGCGGGCGCCTTTACCGCCATCGGCATCGCGCTGGCGGCACTGTTCCTGACCCCGCAACTTGCCGACCTGCCGCAGGCCGTGCTGGCCGCGACGATCATCCTGGCGGTTCTGTCGCTGGTCGATCTGCGCGCCCTGGCCCGCGTGCTGGCCTATTCGCCACGCGATTTCCTGGCCATGGCGGCGACGATCCTGGTCACGCTGCTGGTGGGGGTCGAACAGGGCATCAGCGCCGGGGTGATCCTGTCGCTGGTCATGCAGCTTTACCGCAGCGCGCGCCCGCATTCGGCGGTGGTCGGCCAGGTGCCGGGGACCGAGCATTTCCGCAATGTCGACCGCCACGAGGTCATCACCTGGCCCGAGATCCTGTCGCTGCGCGTCGATGAAAGCCTGTATTTCGCCAATTCGCGTTTTCTCGAAGACCGCATCGCCGCGCTGGTGGCCGAGCACCCGCAGGTCCGCCATGTGGTGCTGATGTGCCCGGCGGTGAACGACATCGACGCCAGCGCGCTGGAAAGCCTGGCGGAAATCAACCGCCGGCTGGCCGAGGGCGGGATCAAGCTGCACCTGTCCGAGGTCAAGGGGCCGGTGATGGACCGGCTGCAGCGCTGCGACTTCCTGCGCCACCTGTCGGGGCGGGTTTTCCTGAGCCAGCACGAGGCGATCCGCACCCTGCGCGGCACCGGTGATCAGGCGGCGCAGAAACTTTCGTAA